TCGGCTTCCCCCTCCTCACAATGTCTCTGCATCATTCGACTTTCCTGTTGTCTCTCAGAAACAAATGGAAATCCATCATCGATGGGCATGAACGTCGGTAGACATTGAGAAACAACTCTTTTACAgtctgccgcttcttctaCTTCAGCAGGTTCTGAACAAAGATTCtgacacagagagactccTTTCGACCGCCGCGTTTTTATCTCAGCTGCTCGACTCATCCGTGAGAATGcgtcgagtgcatgcacatgaatTTCTTAGCGGGTCGCCCGCGACTCCGTCGCCGAAGTCTTGCGAAAATGACAGTCGACGCGTGCCTTCTTTCAGAGGAGGATCATCCTCGGTCGACAGAAAGGAGCGTGCATGGTCAGATGGAGAATCGTCAAAGTCAGAAGACTGCGGTCGAGTGCTGGCCGAGGTCTCTAGAATACCTTTTACCTTCAACTACACTGAACACACCAAGTCTCATGTCATCACCGCTTGACGCCTCAGACCTGCGGCACTCTTCATTTCCAATTTTCGTCCACTCTCGTTCCCTCGATAGGTCGCCGacgcgatgcatgcaggcggcTTGCCACAAGCTCTATCCACCGAACTTCTCAAGATGCCATTTACTGATACACATCCGAGTAGAGAATATCGGCACGGAGAGCCCTTTTGGCGTGTATGCGTTCACTCGAAAAGGAATTTGACCTCACACGGTGCTGGGTTCAGGCTCCCGTGGCTTTTGTTCCGGACAAGATGCGGGGAGTGAGACAACCGAACCTCATTTTTCCTCAAGATCCTTTTGCATTTTTTCTCCccactgtgcatgcacagctcGAGGCATCTCTGGCAAAGGTTCTCGCTGAAAACAAACGAATGATGGGTGGAACAAGCTACACGTACTCTGCCTGCAAACACAGGAAAACAAAAGAGGCAGGTCTGCGGGTTTGCTGGTCGTCCGCATTCTCAGCAGCTCACATTTCCAATGATTCGTTTCTCCGACAAGGATGATGCATTTgcttctccttgtctctgcgCGAGGCTGGACATTCTTTTCCTGGTGTTTTATAAGCTTGCTGGCTTCGCGTATTCGCACCTTGAGACGTCTTCACAGATCTCTGCTTCTATCACCTCCCCTCACTTCACCATCAGCCACCGTACGCTCCTGTCGGCACCCTTACGGCCACACACTCGGATTCGTCCATCTTTTCTGTGCATCTTTGCATAGAAATGCACATAAGGCAAAGATATGCTTGTGTGGAGCGCAGTGTGTCTGTTGTTGGCACACTGGTGTAAACCTCTGGAAAAgattccttctttttcgtgcTCAAATACGGAGTCTGCGCAGCTTCATCCTGCATTATACGCGATGGTCTATTCCTATGTCCATGCAGACTTGAATAAGCATGGATGGACATCAAACAACACGACGCTCTCTTCTGTCACCCGGACTGCGTCAGACGGTCGCGTTTGTCAGTGGTGTCTACTTCAGTTGGGGGTTGCTCGGAGTCAGACGCCGCCTCATCCCTGTCTATTCGCCGTTTTCTTGCTTTCTGTGCACTTAAAACTCGAGGAGAGTCGAGCGCTGAAACGAACGAGCGGAGACGCACAAAGCTGGCAGCTTGCGTGAGAAGCGCTTCTCACACTGCTGcggctgtgcatgcaccgacGCTGCGACATTTCTCCCGCCGCGCTGCTCCTGCTGTTTCCCCGGCGTCGGCGACTaatgcttctttctctgaaTGCAGAAAAGGCCCTTCTTTGGGAAGTTTCCTGTAAAATTTTCGTCCATTCTTTTTCCGGTCGTCTTCTTGGCGCAGCCAGTCGCGGCTGCCGCGTTTGAGGTGGAAGCGGTAAgggggagaggcgcgagagacagagagacagcgtccTTCAGCAGTTCTCTTTGTAAAAACATCTTTCTGTCCTTTCCAGTCTCCCCCTCTTGACAGAAGCCAGGCGAGTGCCTTCCAATGAAATGCCATCCacttccctcgtctctcgcttctctggagacCCCAGTGGCGCTCACGATCTTGGAACATGCTCTCTCCGGGCGGTTCCGTCCGTGGTGTTTCGTAGAAAGAGTTGCGTCCTGTcgagaaacgacgaagaagcggagtGATCGCGAAATCTGAGTTGAAAACAGATGCACGCACACCTGAGAGAGACCGCGAGAACGGTTAGGTCCCTGTTTTGAACGCACCCGTCCTCCGCTGTTCCCGAGTTTCTCGGAGGTTCATCCacctgcttttcttcctttctctccacagttCTTCATCCCTTTGCACGCGAAacttccttcgtttttcactctccgtttttctggaCTTCTCGCACgtcgctccttcttcctctgtctggCACGATGGCCGAGCCGCCGCTCGCAGGTCGTGGATCGAAGGCTagactttcttcttctcgccgggCGCGGAAGGAGGAGCAGATTTACGGCATCttcgcagaagacgaggagaccaGCAACAGCTTTCTCTTGGccagcagcgacgaagacgacgggtacaagaaggggagaggcgcGATCCAGTTCGTCAAGGGGGGTGTCTGGACGCCCACACCCGCGGACGCGAGTGGAAGCAAGAAGCGTCAAGTTTCCGAGCCCAcaaagaagcgcgagaagaagatcaGAGACGCAAAGTCCGAGTcgagcgaggaggcagatgcatcgctctctctccaggaCCAGCTGTTGAACGCCCAGGTGCTGAAGGAGGTACTGGGGGACGCGTACGAGtccagcgaggaagaagagaaggctgacctcgacgaagaaaaagagaaggccTCTGCGAAGAGcgccgaagaaaacgatgAGACTCAGGACTCGCCTGCAGAAACGtctgaagaagatggagactCCTCGCggacggcgaagagaaggaaactgggcgagagcagagaagaagcttcaGATGCttcagagagcgaaggggagtccgacgacgaagagtcCGACAGGAGTCGGTTTAAGTTCTCCGGAGCGCAGAACGTCAAGGCAGATGCAaaggcaggagacagcggaccAGTCGCCGTCGAGAAAAATACTTGGGGATTCGCGAAAATGGAAAAAACCTACGGCGTTGGCTTCAAACTCCTTCAGAAAATGGGCTTCAAAGGAGGCGGCCTAGGCCGACACGGCACCGGAGTTGCCAATCCTCTCGAAGTCCGAgtcagagaaaagaaccgAGGCCTACAGGTGAGTCCCTGCAACTTTCGAGCTTCAACAAGAGCGCCACTCTAGCCTGAACGGCAAAACTCACCCGTTGTCAATTTGCAATCAAAATACACAAACACACGGGGGCCtcatatctatctatctatctatctatctatatatatatatatatatatacatatatatacatatatacatacatatatatacatatatacatacatatatatacatatatatatacatatacatatatatacatatacatatatatatatatatatacacgaGGAGTTAGAGAAGTAGTGCTCTTGAGCGTCACAAACAGGGGAAGCAAGTCAACAATTCCGCCTGTGTTCAGGTGTGCCTGTGACGGTTCATTTTTTTTTAACCCCCATGCATAAATCAATGTGAATTGCATGAACTCGACGCTGGAAATCTGTGCTTGTTCCACGAGTTGAGAAGCGGACCggatatgtgtgtgtgtgtgtttgttttGGTGACGAGTCTTGGGAGAGGTCGCTCCCTcggcgttttctttcgcgcgGTTTGCACTGtgttctgcttctgtgctccgcgtctcgtttctcgggtcttctccgtcatgtcggtttcgctctctgtctcactcctcgcttttcctcgtttgcCTCCCGTCGGTTCTTGGTTCGCCTTCACAGGATTCGGGGGAGAAGGTGGGTCGCATGTCGAAGGGGAAGGCGTTGACGGCCCTGGACATTCTGCTCGGCAAGAAGttcgagaagaacgaggagggcGTCTCCgaagagtggaagaagaaccgCAAGGCGTTGACACCGTCggagcgaaggcggcggcgcctgGCGCAGACGGCGGCGGAGGTCGCTGCTGAGGGGCGCTTGCAGGTCCAGCGCGCGCGGGAGAAGCTTCAGGCTTCTTCGGTGAGGATTCTGGACATGACAGGTCCGGACGTGAGAGTCATCCAGGGCAAAGACGAGCTGCGGGAGACGCTGCTGCACCACAAACGCGTCGCCGATGGGGCAGCCGCCGgcgcagaggacgaggagtTCGTCCTGCAGGGCCTCGCGGGCGCGGACGGCGGCGAGACGCGCCTTTCAGGTCGAGTGGCGCGAGCCGCGCCTCTGCGCAGCTTGCAGATACGCTTGCGGCATGTGATTGGCGGAGTCGAAGAGGAGCTGAGGCAAGTTGTGcgtgagaaaaaagagcaagAAGCCGTCCTGCTGCAGTGGGCCGACCGCGGGGACAACGCAGACGGCGCCGACGATCGAGAGGACGACCTGTGGGCGGACGCGAACGCAGACAAGGGTGTAGGTTTCGCCGAGAACGCGGttctcgagtctctgcgAAGCGCAAAAGAAATGGTGAAACGCGTGGAACGCATCGACGAAGAGCTGAGGAAACTCTGGGAGGAATTCGCCTGCGACTCCGAATCCCGGCGCCCAGGCAATCAGGAAGAACACAGTGGAGACCgacggaggaaagaggaggagagcggtaggagaaggagagatgaCGAGAGCGatcggagaaggcgagatgACGAGAGCGatcggagaaggcgagatgACGAGAGCGatcggagaagacgagatgACGAGAGCGatcggagaagacgagatgACGAGAGAGgtcgaaaaaggaaagaggaggagggagatcggagaaggaaagaggaggagggagatcggagaaggaaagaggaggagggagatcggagaaggaaagaggaggagggagatcggagaaggaaagaggaggagggcgatcggagaaggagagatgacgagagagaagagaaaaagagagagagaggcagatcGGGAAGCAGAGGGGAGAACGGGTGGGAACGCCGAGGTCGCAGTGAGGAAGCAAGTGAAGAGAAGTCGTTGAGTTCGGAACGCGAGCGTAGAGATGAGACGCGAGCTTCTGCGCCTagcaagagagagcagtGGAGCAACGATGAACGGAGTCGGAGCAGAAGCAAAGCTCGAGGTGGAGGGTCGCGAGGCGCTTCGCAGAGCCCTCAGAGGAGAGGCACTTCCCTGTCGGAGAAGAGTTCTTCGGATTCAGATCCTTTCGGCATCGACGCCGTGCTGGACCTTGCGACAGCTCTGCATGACAAGTACCCTTTCGAGTTTCGTGTACTTCATGTCCCTAGTCTCTTGACCGCCCTTCTCCGCCCCCGCCTTCAGTGTGCGCTTCGCTCTTGGAGAcctcttgcctcttcttcctcttcttcgccttcttcctcgtcttcctccgcttcgtcCTGCCCTCACGCGCctgcctctgctgcgtcgGAGACCGGTTGTGACAGCGACGTTTCGTCGCGTTTGCCAACTGCTGTGGGCCGTCTGGTGGCGCGTTTTTCGGCGCTGGCGCAACAGGAGGCGTTGGAAGTCCATGCGTGTTATCGGATGCTCGCGCGCTTGGAGGGCCGAGCGGATGGGTCGTCGAAGGCGTTCTCGGAGTCGGCTTCGGCGGAACGCGACGGCTGCACGCAGTCTTGGCTGGCGCCACTGCTCGCAGGTCGAATGGAGGGTCGCgaactgcagagacaaacgcagGAGCGGGTGACATGTCGTCTGACGTTCGATTCGCAGACGGCGGCTCTGCGACTCCTCCGGCTGCCGCTGCGCGCCTCGGCCCAGCCGTACCTGCTGAGTATGCATGCCCTCGAACATGTCCTGCGGGTCACTGTGCTCGAAGCACTCAGGGCGGCGCTGGTGAACGACTGGTCGCCGGACGACGGCGAGGGCGCGCGACTGCAGGCTGAAGGATCTGCCGCCTCCGGGAAGGCCGCAGGAGCCtctgcaggagacagaggcgcggAGCCACTGGCGGCGGCGCCCTCAGGAGGCGACAGTGGGGTATGTGTGGTGACGCTCGTCGAGCGCTGGCTAGGCGCGTTGccgccggagacagcgcggTTTTTGATCGAGGACGTCGTGCTTCAGAAGCTTCTCCAAGCCGTCGACGAGTGGAATCCGGTCAAGGCGAAAACGCCGATTCACACATGGCTGCACCCGTGGCTTCCCCACCTGTCCCCGCATCACTTGCAGCTGCTGTCGTCGCCGCTGCGTCTGAAGATCGGACTTGCGCTGGACGCCAAGTGGAAGGCAACGGACCGAAGTGCCGTGAACTTGCTGCTGCCTTGGGCGACTGTCTTCGACGCGTACAGCTTCGCGGCGCTCCTGCAGCGCTCCGTGATGCCGAAGCTCCACGACCATTTGCTGAACCTGCCGATTCGTCCCGACAACCAACACATGCAGCCCCTCCACGACGTCCTCGTCTGGGTCCCGCTGCTGCCTGTGGAGATGCTGGTGAACCTGTTTTTAACGGCCTTCTTTCCGCGCTGGCTGCAGGTCTTGAAGGTGTGGATCAACTCGACgcatgccgacttctcgGAAATCCT
This Toxoplasma gondii ME49 chromosome VIII, whole genome shotgun sequence DNA region includes the following protein-coding sequences:
- a CDS encoding G-patch domain-containing protein (encoded by transcript TGME49_233080) translates to MAEPPLAGRGSKARLSSSRRARKEEQIYGIFAEDEETSNSFLLASSDEDDGYKKGRGAIQFVKGGVWTPTPADASGSKKRQVSEPTKKREKKIRDAKSESSEEADASLSLQDQLLNAQVLKEVLGDAYESSEEEEKADLDEEKEKASAKSAEENDETQDSPAETSEEDGDSSRTAKRRKLGESREEASDASESEGESDDEESDRSRFKFSGAQNVKADAKAGDSGPVAVEKNTWGFAKMEKTYGVGFKLLQKMGFKGGGLGRHGTGVANPLEVRVREKNRGLQDSGEKVGRMSKGKALTALDILLGKKFEKNEEGVSEEWKKNRKALTPSERRRRRLAQTAAEVAAEGRLQVQRAREKLQASSVRILDMTGPDVRVIQGKDELRETLLHHKRVADGAAAGAEDEEFVLQGLAGADGGETRLSGRVARAAPLRSLQIRLRHVIGGVEEELRQVVREKKEQEAVLLQWADRGDNADGADDREDDLWADANADKGVGFAENAVLESLRSAKEMVKRVERIDEELRKLWEEFACDSESRRPGNQEEHSGDRRRKEEESGRRRRDDESDRRRRDDESDRRRRDDESDRRRRDDESDRRRRDDERGRKRKEEEGDRRRKEEEGDRRRKEEEGDRRRKEEEGDRRRKEEEGDRRRRDDEREEKKRERGRSGSRGENGWERRGRSEEASEEKSLSSERERRDETRASAPSKREQWSNDERSRSRSKARGGGSRGASQSPQRRGTSLSEKSSSDSDPFGIDAVLDLATALHDKYPFEFRVLHVPSLLTALLRPRLQCALRSWRPLASSSSSSPSSSSSSASSCPHAPASAASETGCDSDVSSRLPTAVGRLVARFSALAQQEALEVHACYRMLARLEGRADGSSKAFSESASAERDGCTQSWLAPLLAGRMEGRELQRQTQERVTCRLTFDSQTAALRLLRLPLRASAQPYLLSMHALEHVLRVTVLEALRAALVNDWSPDDGEGARLQAEGSAASGKAAGASAGDRGAEPLAAAPSGGDSGVCVVTLVERWLGALPPETARFLIEDVVLQKLLQAVDEWNPVKAKTPIHTWLHPWLPHLSPHHLQLLSSPLRLKIGLALDAKWKATDRSAVNLLLPWATVFDAYSFAALLQRSVMPKLHDHLLNLPIRPDNQHMQPLHDVLVWVPLLPVEMLVNLFLTAFFPRWLQVLKVWINSTHADFSEILEWYSGWKEILPQALVTHARVQGVFVEALQLMNYASATLGLPVIPQPPSTSQAPQPPSPVSAFPHPPSHAAQMGPFPPPGAAPPAPGAATAGAGAAYYLGQGVSGLSSGAQLAPEPVAPGPTAVSGDGTTPAPPGTISSLEYLEGLAKEKGILFKPKVGRIEEGRQVYAYGRMNMYVKDKVIYVKGKAILKWTPVDIDDLLKLAKGEKTSISGSAYSRKGR